The Bacteroidales bacterium DNA segment ACTCAAAAAATAAAATCATTTTTCGATGATTCGGATTTACCCAAACAGATTTTGCGTGTTTCACGGATTTTAATTGGAAAATGTTATCTTTTCTTTGTCTGGTGCTCGTTTGTATTTGAATTTTACCTAATCTTGAACCGTGAATTTATTTATTAACAATAAACTTTTTGAGTTATGGCGAATGCTTATCAACAACAAATGAATGATTTCATGGCAAAGGTAATTGCCAAAAATCCAAGTGAAGTCGAGTTTCATCAGGCAGTACACGAAGTCGTGGAAACCTTGATTCCCTTTGTGGAGGAAAATCCAAAATTCAAAGCAGCTAAAATCCTTGAACGGATGGTTGAACCGGAACGCGTAATCCTGTTCCGCGTACCCTGGCTGGACGACAAAGGTGAAGTGCAGATCAACAAAGGGTACCGCATTGAAATGAACAGCGCTATTGGTCCTTACAAAGGGGGACTGCGCTTCCACCCAACAGTGAACCTTGGAATTCTCAAATTCCTGGCTTTTGAGCAGGTGTTTAAAAACGCTTTAACGACACTGCCTATGGGTGGTGGTAAAGGGGGTTCTGACTTCGACCCAAAAGGAAAATCAGACAATGAAGTAATGCATTTTTGCCAGAGTTTCATGACCGAACTTTTCCGTCACATTGGTCCAGATACCGACGTTCCAGCTGGTGATATCGGCGTTGGCGGCCGCGAGATTGGATTCCTTTTCGGACAATACAAACGACTGAAAAATGAATTTACAGGTGTGCTAACAGGGAAAGGCATTCAATGGGGTGGATCATTGATTCGTCCTGAAGCAACAGGTTATGGTGCTACCTACTTCGCCCAGGAGATGTTGAGCACAAGAAATTTAGAAATAAAAGGAAAAGTTGTTGCCGTTTCAGGTTCAGGAAATGTGGCTCAGTATGCATGTGAAAAAGTTACCCAACTTGGTGGTAAGGTAGTTACACTGTCTGATTCCAATGGTTTTATTTATGATCCGGCCGGAATCGATAAAGAAAAACTTGAATTTATGATGTGGCTCAAAAACATTAAACGGGGCCGTATTAAAGAATACGCTGAAAAATTTGACTGTGAATACCACGAAGGCCTTCGCCCATGGGGAATAAAATGCGACATCGCCATGCCATGTGCAACCCAGAACGAGGTGAATGAAGACGAAGCAAAAACACTCATCAGCAACGGTTGCTTCTGCATTTCCGAAGGCGCCAACATGCCATCATCACCTGAAGCCATTGAGGTTTACCAATCTTCAGGTATCCTCTACGGCCTTGGAAAAGCAGCCAATGCAGGCGGAGTTGCTGTTTCAGGACTTGAAATGACACAAAATTCAATGCGTCTCGGATGGTCACGTGAAGAGGTTGATGCAAGGTTGCAACGAATCATGAAAGACATTCACTCAACTTGCGTAAAATATGGCAAACGTGAAGACGGATCGGTTGACTATGTGCAGGGAGCCAACATCGGCGGTTTCGTGAAAGTTGCCGAAGCTATGCTTGCTCAAGGTCTTGTCTAAGGTTCGAAAATTAGATTCTTTTCGAGTAATTCCATTGCAGAGGCTGTCTCAAAATTCTGGATTTAACCCGAATCGTTGAAAATCCAAATGAAAGACTTTTGAGACAGCCTCTTTTTTTTGTTCATCCAATAATTTCCCAATCATAAATTAGCTCACGGTCAATTGAAGATTTACTGCTCCGAAGTTTTATAACCGGTAAAAAATGAAAGTGGCCTCGTGATCGGATCAAAAACGAAATATTGAATCAGTACCAAATCTTTGCCATTATTGATCAGGCCGTACATCCTGTCAATATCATAAGGGTATGGTTCGCCATCGTCTGTCATTAAAAGTCCGAAGTTGTGTCTGCGATAGGTTTTCATACGATAAACATTGCCTGAAGTGTCGGTAAGGGTAATGACATGAACTGGCGTTGCTACTAACAACGAATCGATGTTAAGCTCAGCGTTTTTCCCGACAATGCTTTCAAATCGGACATCCCGGTATCCATGGATGAGGTTAATCAGATGGTTGGGGTCAAAGTCAGTAACCTTATGATTGTCAATAACTCTTGTGAGCCTCAAATCATTACGGTTTAATTTCTCAACTAAATAGGATTCCTCAGGAGTCTGGGGAAAATCAACCCGGATTGATCTGATTTCATGAGGGCTTTTTGCAAAAATCGTGTGATCTCTCCAGTCATTCGGATTGGCCGAAAACCTGGCAGAAAGAAAACCACGCAAACCCGGAAGATAAACAATAAAGGGTGTATCAGAGCCCTCCATTAACATATAGGTGCCAAGGTTATCCTGCGTTGGTTCACCCACATAATAAACTTTTGACAGTTTCTCGCGGTAAAACAACCTGATGCTATTGAAGATGTTAATCCGTGGCAAATGCTGATAAATTTCCACCTTGACTGAATTTGCTGCCAGATTTTTGATCACGCTGTTATAAGCCGACCGCGACACAGGCGCCTGTACTGCCATTCTGAACATGCTGGAAAGTAAACGGGTTACAGCTTCGTTTCGTGCAGAAAGTGTATCATTCAGCGACCATTCACCCGGTTTGATTTTAGTCAGCAGCATATCATTACCGCGCATATCAGCAAGAAAAATCCTTGTCACAGACGCAGTATCATCGATAGCAAATTCTCCGATTTCCTGCCTGAGGGTTCCTGTTTTATTTTGCATCCATAAATACAAAGCCAGCACAGCCATGATGGCAACAATCAATAACTTTATCCGTAAATTCTTCATATAAAATCCATTCTCTCAATTATCAATACTATGTTTTAAATGATTCAGGAAACCAGGAAATCCTGATTCGTTCAGCATAAATGAGTACTGTTCATATTGATTTCCACTCCCAATAATCACTTCTCATCCCGGTCAAAATCAAATCTACTAATTTCCTTTTGCCCTTTTATCATACAACTGCTGCAATTCAGTATTTCCTGTTAAACCGTACAAATGGCTTAGATTGCGGTTTGCAATCTGATTGTTTGGGCTTAAAGTCAGCACGCTCTGAAAGGTAAGGATGGCGTTATCATAATCTTTAAGCATGTAATAACAATTCCCAATGTTGATCATAGCCCCAACATATTCCGGTCTTAACTCCACAGATTTTTGGAATTGAACCAATGCATCAGCATATTTTTGTTGCTCAACAAACAAGTTCCCCAATTCGAAATAATGATCAGGATCTTCAGAGGTACTGTTTTTCATTGTATCCAATTTCTTGTTAAATGCATTTTGAACCAACGACATGTTATTCCTTGCTGTTGGGTTTTCAGGATCCATCTGCAATGCTTGTTTCAGCAATTTTAGTGCTTCGGCATAATCACCTTTCATATAATAGGACAACGCCAGATTTGCTGCCGTCATCGAGTTGGCGCTTGCCTTTTTGTAATACCCGATTGACGTATCATAATCACGGTTCTGGTAAGCAGCATAACCAAGTTTAAAATAGGCTTCACCGAACCTTGGATTGATCTCAACAGACTTTTGCAATTCTGCAACCCCTAATTTCATTAATGAATCCTTTACTTCCCGGTCAGTAGCAGCCACAGCCTGGTTTACCAGTTCGCTTCCATAATGCTTGCGTAATTGTGCACTATTACCCCCATAACGGATATCGTTCGAAAACAAAGTGTAATTATCCTTCCATACAGGGTTTCTGGTGATGGTTCGGGTCGAAAAAAACAAGATAAGCAAGGTGATCAGCCCAAGGAATACCCTGGAAGGCAAAGGTTTAAAATCATACAACACACGTCCCGTAGTTTTTTCGCGGGGAAGCAGTTTAAAAAGGTAGTAAGTGACCAAAACTGAAAATCCCAATACAGGGGCGTACAAAAACCTTTCAGCCATGATTCCGCCGCGCATCAGCACAAAGGCCAGACCAACCGACATCGAAATCCCAAAATAGATGATGGCAAACGAGACGATGTTTCTTCGCTTCAGATTTTTTATGGCAATGGCAATTAATACCGCTACAATAACCAGCGAAAGCCAAACAACCGGATTCCCCCACCCCACCTCTGGAACCTGATTGTATGAATAGTCATAAAGCAACCGGAAGGGGAATGCA contains these protein-coding regions:
- a CDS encoding tetratricopeptide repeat protein, with product MRNEKPIKQKHGKSLYPDLQEQFPAVKYLIWLPLIFALILYGNTLGHDFALDDLPQIANHKYVQQGWDGLSKLATQNYWAASGLNLGYYRPLSHISFAIENALHGNNPLIMHLVNVLLYGLTGMVVFALLSALFRKMPFFVLAATLLFIAHPVHTEVVANIKSRDEILSFLNGTLALLMVFNFSKSKNKTSLVLALIFYFFALLSKETAMTTLAVVPFLLYFFTPKKGSYIAGVTLAFVGVSVGFLLLKYSLIGTLSGNPPVDINNYPYRDLALRIPTTLYIFGFYLFRLAFPFRLLYDYSYNQVPEVGWGNPVVWLSLVIVAVLIAIAIKNLKRRNIVSFAIIYFGISMSVGLAFVLMRGGIMAERFLYAPVLGFSVLVTYYLFKLLPREKTTGRVLYDFKPLPSRVFLGLITLLILFFSTRTITRNPVWKDNYTLFSNDIRYGGNSAQLRKHYGSELVNQAVAATDREVKDSLMKLGVAELQKSVEINPRFGEAYFKLGYAAYQNRDYDTSIGYYKKASANSMTAANLALSYYMKGDYAEALKLLKQALQMDPENPTARNNMSLVQNAFNKKLDTMKNSTSEDPDHYFELGNLFVEQQKYADALVQFQKSVELRPEYVGAMINIGNCYYMLKDYDNAILTFQSVLTLSPNNQIANRNLSHLYGLTGNTELQQLYDKRAKGN
- the gdhA gene encoding NADP-specific glutamate dehydrogenase, with the translated sequence MANAYQQQMNDFMAKVIAKNPSEVEFHQAVHEVVETLIPFVEENPKFKAAKILERMVEPERVILFRVPWLDDKGEVQINKGYRIEMNSAIGPYKGGLRFHPTVNLGILKFLAFEQVFKNALTTLPMGGGKGGSDFDPKGKSDNEVMHFCQSFMTELFRHIGPDTDVPAGDIGVGGREIGFLFGQYKRLKNEFTGVLTGKGIQWGGSLIRPEATGYGATYFAQEMLSTRNLEIKGKVVAVSGSGNVAQYACEKVTQLGGKVVTLSDSNGFIYDPAGIDKEKLEFMMWLKNIKRGRIKEYAEKFDCEYHEGLRPWGIKCDIAMPCATQNEVNEDEAKTLISNGCFCISEGANMPSSPEAIEVYQSSGILYGLGKAANAGGVAVSGLEMTQNSMRLGWSREEVDARLQRIMKDIHSTCVKYGKREDGSVDYVQGANIGGFVKVAEAMLAQGLV
- a CDS encoding DUF4340 domain-containing protein, whose amino-acid sequence is MKNLRIKLLIVAIMAVLALYLWMQNKTGTLRQEIGEFAIDDTASVTRIFLADMRGNDMLLTKIKPGEWSLNDTLSARNEAVTRLLSSMFRMAVQAPVSRSAYNSVIKNLAANSVKVEIYQHLPRINIFNSIRLFYREKLSKVYYVGEPTQDNLGTYMLMEGSDTPFIVYLPGLRGFLSARFSANPNDWRDHTIFAKSPHEIRSIRVDFPQTPEESYLVEKLNRNDLRLTRVIDNHKVTDFDPNHLINLIHGYRDVRFESIVGKNAELNIDSLLVATPVHVITLTDTSGNVYRMKTYRRHNFGLLMTDDGEPYPYDIDRMYGLINNGKDLVLIQYFVFDPITRPLSFFTGYKTSEQ